The genomic DNA TTGGCAACTGCTTCAAGGCCTAAATTAAGCAAACGTTGTAGTTAGAATTACAGAATATACAGCATGTACGGTAGCTGCATATTTCTGCTCCTTCATCCAAAACATACTACGAAACACCGAGACATACACAATTAGCAAATTGTCTGCTACTTCACAATTTATATCTATCATGCATGCATCAAGGCTGTATACGTTAGACCCCCAACTCTCGCAAAACAgggagccttgttggcttggggTCCCTTTTTAAGCATGCAGGCAGTAAATTCTAAGTTAAGTAACTTCATAAACTCGCGAGTGGAAATATATACCTTCCCAAGAAGAATTTCATTCGCATGAGGTCCGTACACATCGGCTGTTTCAAAGAAAGTGATTCCTTTATTGACATGTTTTATTATCGCGATACCATCAAAATCGGCGACAGGAGAGTTGTAGATCCCACTCAGGCCCATGCATCCAAACCCCAGTTTTGAAACCTGATTAGCAATGGGTtgttgataaccatttcgtttttaatttttagttttcagttgtGCAACAAATCAGGATCAAATTAGCAGAAATATATTCAAAAAATTGAGCATCCTTCCAACCACAGAAAGTAAGCATCTAAATCAAACTCTGCAACAAAGGTTAACCTCGAAATTCTGATGAAAGGGAGCCTAGAAAGCATTGAAAGTGGCAAAATGTTTAGGCCTCGTATGGAGTCAAGGATTGGATTGAACTAGATAACTTAGTAGACTGAATGGATTGATCACGAGGGAAACTTATCCCTTCTAATTCCCACGAAAATTATAGGATTAGTAGGGATAGGTTTTCTTCCTGACTAATCTATCTTTCTCGAACGActtatccaatccaatccactCATTGACCACAAACGAGCcttcttttacaaaaaaaaaactggagATCAGTAAACTTTGAGCATACTGTGATGAGTTATATACTACACAACCAAACATAATATTCACTAAAAATATCAATCATTATTTACCTCAAATCCACAGTTTCCAAGTTGAACTCTTGGAATCTGTATTGCCATCTCCTCAGCCATACTATTCCCCTCCTCTGGaaataatggttttttttttttttaccttcagAAAAACCCAAATTAGAGAATATTTATATATAGAGTATTTGGAATTAACAGAAGAACGCAAAATCAAGTTTAATGACGTTCTATGATTTATAAAGCCAATCCCACTTAATAGAAAAAGACTTTATTGTTGTTGTATTTGAAATCACAAACCGCTGAGCATTATTAGcctaaataataataagaaattgaATCAAAGATAGGATGCCATCACTAAGTGATTTTCACTTGCAGAAAAGTCCaggaaaatatataaatattgttGGGATTTGATCCCAACAGTTGAGTCAACTATGCTAACACTCCTTCCAACCTCAAGCATCTAACTTTcattaatttgatcaaataatgTTGGTCCGTTTGTGCAATAACAGAAAAATTGCTACTTTGTGATCGAAAGGTCAGAGAGTTGAGTTGTGGAAATAGCTTCCTTGCAAAGCAAAGATAAGGTGGGATACAATAGACGTCCCTAACCCTCGCAAAGTAGGGAACCTTGTGGTTCGGGGTTTATTTGCAGCAAAGATTAATTATGCAAACTGGGCAGTTGAAGAATGATTTTTGTAACATGAACAATAAAGAAAAGGTGGATTGAAAAATTTGGTGTTGCAAAATCTAATATGTGATGTTAGATATATTTTATTTCAAGTCCTTGGCTGGCTGCCCAATTTGTTTTCtgtaaaaaaccaaaataaaacaaaaaagatggtaaaataaaaaataagaaatgcaCCAGCCGGGAATCGAACCCGGGTCTGTACCGTGGCAGGGTACTATTCTACCACTAGACCACTGGTGCCCACCTGTTGGTTTCAGCTCCCGTCAGAGTATTGTATGCAAAAAAAGTGGAGTAAGAGGAGctgaagaagaaattaaacCGAATGTTGTCCTCAATTGCAAAAAGACACGCTGGATATTATTATCAAGTAGTCAGATAAGACAAACGACTCCGGGGTCGAattgaaaatattcaaaaatacATAATGTCTTTTCTACCCTAATACAAGATGTAAAAGCCAAGGGCATTTTTGactatctaattttttttttttaagtacaagCATGAGTTACGACCATGTTGaaacataaaatacaaaacCTTAGCACGAGGAACAGGCGCCCATGTTTCTATCGATCTTGCTTTATCGTTGTTTCTTGTGATTATATTCATGCAGTGTATTTTCTAATTAAAAGAagatagattttatttttgatattcACATTTGAGTTATGAATTAAATACTTTAGGTTATCTTATGCATTTTCTTCgagtgttttttctttttacttttcgaTTTGGGTTATCGATTAAACTTGATAGTTGTGATTGTATGTGTAAATTtagggtagtgctattcacacactaatttttacttttcacacactcttTCAATTTTCGACTATCAGATTGAATGAATAGAAGAAgattaatgacaaaaaattaacaaatgtgtgtaagaaataaaaataggtgtgtgaataacactttcTTAAATTTATAGCATGTAATTACATGGACGTTTCCAATTTCAAGCCTCCAAGTGGAGTTGGGAGGCCATGGATTGAGCATTAGAGCTTTTGCCTTAGGTACTATAGGTACGAGTTTTCTTTAGAGATCGGACGTCCTTCCTTCGTTAAAGATTCAGTCTACTAACAAGTTGTCGATATAGTATATTATATACAGTGTTCTAAAAATGGGCCTAGACGGCAGTCTAGGCGCTTGGCGATGGAGCCCCAATCCAATTTGGGCTAAATCATTCAGGTAAGGCGGGAAGGATTTAGGTGGCTGCCTAGGCGTCTTTAGGTGCTCAAGGCGGCCTAGGCGGCGGTCGATGCAACTGATTCTCACTGCAAATCTCCCCTCGCATCCGCACGATCCACCACCCACAACCCGAATCTTTAAACTTGTGCTCTCGCACCCAACATCAATCGATGAACCTAAGTAGATTGAGAATATACAGGGATGAACAATACACATAATCCATTTGTTGGGTTTTACTGCAGAGAGAGAAGATGATCTGttgaagagaagagagagagaaactgaaAAAGGGAGGAAGAGAAAGGCATAAATGCTTAAAGCCTAGAGCCACTAAACAAATGATGGTTGATTGGGACTAGCATTAGAGAAAGGCTGTGGAAAATGAAAGGTCTATTGGTTTAATTGAAAAAAGGGCTTTTCTTTCAAGTTCGTCCATTTTGTGGCCCACTAttttgttcaaagaaaaaacaaactaGGGCCACTATTCTTtgcacaaaattaaaaaaaaaaaaagtcctaaAATTATACACATATactcatattttataatatatattgtaAATTTATGTAAATCCGCTTAGGCGGTAGCCCGCCGCCCAACTAGCGCCTATTGTTTTTTAGAACGTTGATTATATATATCAATAAGGTTAGTATATAACATGTCAATAGTAGAATGCATTattttgttatcaatacaaaATCCGTTATTTAACAAAGAACAAAAGTTTTGTGTTGAATTACTATTATAGGTACCGTGAATACAAGAAATGAAGCAGACACATTGGCATTGAAGCCAAAACATCATAGTCTTATTAATACACACATACAAGAGAACCgaatgcataaacaaacattcaagTTGGTATTTTTGCAGGTGTATTTGCAAACTTCCATGAGCAGCTAAGGAAAACGTCACTAATTCTTTCCCCTGCCGCTGCGTTGACAGGTACCGCATCAGAAATCTCTTTCACATCTTCTTCAGTGAGCGTCACTCTCAATGATCCGATATTACTATCGAGATTTTTTATCTTTGTTGTTCCTAAAAGAACACAATAAGATGTAAGTATGCttagtttttaagtttattgaAAATGGTCGGTTTAATTAGTAAGTTAATACCAACGTACCAGGGATTGGTACCACACCATCACCTTGGCTAAGAATCCAAGCTAGGGCAACTTGTGCAGGGCTGCATCTGTGCTTTTCGGACAACTTTTGTACGTTGCCAAAAATGACCTTGTTTTTCTCCAAGTTGTCTCCTGTGAAACGAGGATGGTAACCTGACGCCTGATAACAAATTGATTAGCCATCAAATAACCATGTTTAGTCTCATAATTTATCAAATCACAACTCCCTTACCAGAAAACTTGTAGGCAGACTTTCGACAACTCCCCTGCCACCGAAAAATCCACGACCAAGCGGGCTGTATGGCACTATCCCAATTCCAAGTTCCCTACAGTTCCAACAAACGCGACAAAATGTTAGCACATTGATCGTTAATTTTTGTGATAACACTTTTTATAGCTCTTTTATCAAAGGATTATGATGCGGGAACAATCAACCAGAAAAAATGTAGTTACCTGCAAAGCGGGACAATTTCTTCCTCAATTTCGCGAGTCCAAAGCGACCACTCTATTTGTATAGCTGTGATGGGATGAACTGCATGAGCCCTCCTTATTGTGTCCGGGCTAGCTTCCGATAATCCAATGTACTTTATTTTTCCCTCTTCAACCAACTTCTTTAGCTCCTCCATCTGCCCTTACAAAAATAGTAAGCAAGCGAGTAacgaaaaaaatggaaaagaggCTTCACATTGCACTTCAAAAGTCGGGGGAAAATTTGTAACACTTACAGTGTCCTCTATGGGGACTGTTGTATCAATCCGGTGTTGATAGTAAAGATCAATGTAGTCCACGCCGAGGCGCTTCAGGCTAGCCTCACAGCAGGAGCGGACATATTCAGGAGTGCCATTTACAAGCACCtgatttggttgaatttttaC from Pyrus communis chromosome 17, drPyrComm1.1, whole genome shotgun sequence includes the following:
- the LOC137723562 gene encoding perakine reductase-like, translated to MAEEQKVQIPRVQLGTQGLEVSKLGFGCMGLTGLYDDPVPEELGISIIKHAYDKGITFFDTSDVYGPHINEVLVGKALKQLPRDKVQLATKFGIVKIQPNQVLVNGTPEYVRSCCEASLKRLGVDYIDLYYQHRIDTTVPIEDTMEELKKLVEEGKIKYIGLSEASPDTIRRAHAVHPITAIQIEWSLWTREIEEEIVPLCRELGIGIVPYSPLGRGFFGGRGVVESLPTSFLASGYHPRFTGDNLEKNKVIFGNVQKLSEKHRCSPAQVALAWILSQGDGVVPIPGTTKIKNLDSNIGSLRVTLTEEDVKEISDAVPVNAAAGERISDVFLSCSWKFANTPAKIPT